From Jaculus jaculus isolate mJacJac1 chromosome 19, mJacJac1.mat.Y.cur, whole genome shotgun sequence, a single genomic window includes:
- the LOC101615095 gene encoding chromatin target of PRMT1 protein isoform X7, with translation MAAQSAPKVVLKSTTKMSLNERFTNMLKSKQPMPVNIRASMQQQQQLASARNRRLAQQMENRPSVQAALKLKQVGV, from the exons ATGGCTGCACAGTCAGCGCCGAAAGTTGTGCTAAAAAGCACCACCAAGATGTCTCTAAATGAGCG CTTCACTAATATGCTGAAGAGCAAACAGCCGATGCCAGTGAACATTCGCGCGTcgatgcagcagcagcagcagctagccAGTGCCAGAAACAGGAGACTGGCCCAGCAGATGGAGAATAGACCCTCTGTCCAGGCAGCATTAAAGCTGAAGCAG